One part of the Thiohalorhabdus denitrificans genome encodes these proteins:
- a CDS encoding LAGLIDADG family homing endonuclease → MTAKVQPLNENAAQARVEFQDASLDIWDKKYRLKDLRGEPVDADVDGTYRRVARALADVEEADQREHWYERFLWALRQGAIPAGRIVSNAGGQDYKPATSTINCTVSGTVDDSMDGILRKVHEAGLTLKAGCGIGYDFSTLRPKGAFVAGAGAITSGPLSFMDIFDRMCFTISSAGGRRGAQMATFDVGHPDVQDFIRAKREDGRLRQFNMSLLVTHDFMEAVKSDGWWPLVFPISEKQAEVEDIDFQDPEQVVWRDWPGKEGYITGNDGRVACKVYRTIKARHLWNAIMSSTYDYAEPGFILIDQYNDMNNNWFVENIRATNPCVTADTWVQTGEGPRQVRDLIGTSFHARVDGTDHPTAPEGFFHTADKPVVRLTTQEGYSLRLTSDHQVRKVVRQTRWSTETAWVAAGELEAGDRVLLHDHRGNADWEGPYNHEQGYLTGLLVGDGTLKADQAVLSVWQSAPAADGAQAMGPKAVMAEALRAAEGLPHRADFAGWREIPDRNESRLTMKALKELADELGMAPGDKAITPTMERASADFYRGFLRGLFDADGSVQGTQAKGVSVRLAQSDLPRLEAVQRMLLRLGIKSTVYTDRRAGVGTAELPDGKGGSADYAIQPQHELVIAGENLARFREEIGFADTDKQARLTNLLGSYKRSLNRERFTARVDSVVEEGVEPVYDVQVPGVNEFDANGIHAHNCGEQGLPPYGACLLGSVNLTQFVRNPFTEDAYFDWEQYREVVAVFTRMLDNVVEISGLPLDRQQEEIRRKRRHGMGFLGLGSTLAMLRMKYGEPKSVDFTEQVARELAETGWRASAELAKEKGPAPIMEEVFTVDEEMLRLRPEMAEDGYKPGDQVPGKVLMARYSRYMQQFPKEVTDPIAEHGARFTHHSSIAPTGTISLSLANNASNGIEPSFAHKYFRNVIRDGKKSKEKVEVDSYELLAYKQFVNPEGDPEAEDPENRLPDYFVDTNTISPQQHVEIQAAAQKWIDSSISKTINVPQDFDFQDFKDIYLYAYDKGLKGCTTFRFNPEAFQGVLVQDKDLKNTTYRFELDDGSVVEARGDEEIEYDGELHNAANLYDALKEGYYGRF, encoded by the coding sequence ATGACCGCCAAAGTCCAGCCGCTCAATGAGAACGCCGCGCAGGCCCGGGTGGAGTTCCAGGACGCCTCCCTGGACATCTGGGACAAGAAGTACCGCCTCAAGGACCTGCGCGGCGAGCCGGTGGACGCGGACGTGGACGGCACCTACCGGCGCGTGGCCCGCGCCCTGGCGGACGTGGAGGAGGCCGATCAGCGCGAGCACTGGTACGAGCGCTTCCTGTGGGCCCTGCGCCAGGGCGCCATCCCCGCGGGGCGCATCGTCTCCAACGCCGGCGGCCAGGACTACAAGCCCGCCACCTCCACCATCAACTGCACCGTCTCCGGCACCGTGGACGACTCCATGGACGGCATCCTCCGCAAGGTGCACGAGGCGGGGCTGACCCTGAAGGCGGGCTGCGGCATCGGCTACGACTTTTCCACCCTGCGGCCCAAGGGCGCCTTCGTGGCGGGCGCCGGCGCCATCACCTCCGGGCCGCTGTCCTTCATGGACATCTTCGACCGCATGTGCTTCACCATCTCCTCCGCGGGCGGGCGCCGCGGGGCGCAGATGGCCACCTTCGACGTGGGCCACCCGGACGTGCAGGACTTCATCCGCGCCAAGCGCGAGGACGGCCGCCTGCGCCAGTTCAACATGTCCCTGCTGGTCACCCACGACTTCATGGAGGCGGTGAAGAGCGACGGCTGGTGGCCGCTGGTGTTCCCCATCTCCGAGAAGCAGGCGGAGGTGGAGGACATCGACTTCCAGGATCCCGAGCAGGTGGTCTGGCGGGACTGGCCCGGCAAGGAGGGCTACATCACCGGCAACGACGGCCGCGTGGCCTGCAAGGTGTACCGCACCATCAAGGCGCGCCACCTGTGGAACGCCATCATGTCCTCCACCTACGACTACGCCGAGCCCGGCTTCATCCTCATCGACCAGTACAACGACATGAACAACAACTGGTTCGTGGAGAACATCCGGGCGACCAATCCGTGCGTGACCGCCGACACCTGGGTGCAGACCGGCGAGGGGCCGCGCCAGGTGCGCGATCTCATCGGAACCTCTTTCCATGCCCGGGTGGACGGCACCGACCATCCCACCGCGCCCGAGGGCTTCTTCCATACCGCCGACAAGCCGGTGGTACGCCTGACCACCCAGGAGGGCTATAGCCTGCGGCTCACCAGTGACCACCAGGTACGCAAGGTGGTGCGCCAGACCCGCTGGTCCACCGAGACCGCCTGGGTGGCTGCCGGTGAGCTGGAAGCCGGGGACCGGGTGCTGCTTCACGACCATCGCGGAAACGCTGATTGGGAGGGTCCCTATAACCACGAGCAGGGCTATCTGACCGGCCTGCTGGTAGGCGACGGAACGCTCAAGGCCGACCAGGCGGTACTGTCCGTTTGGCAGTCCGCCCCTGCCGCTGACGGAGCCCAGGCGATGGGCCCGAAGGCGGTAATGGCGGAAGCCCTAAGGGCTGCCGAGGGCCTGCCCCATCGAGCCGATTTCGCGGGTTGGCGGGAGATCCCCGACAGAAATGAGTCCCGCCTTACCATGAAGGCGCTCAAGGAACTGGCCGACGAGCTGGGCATGGCCCCAGGCGACAAGGCCATCACCCCGACGATGGAGCGTGCCTCCGCCGATTTCTATCGTGGTTTCCTGCGGGGGCTGTTCGACGCCGATGGCTCGGTGCAGGGCACCCAGGCCAAGGGCGTATCCGTGCGCCTGGCGCAGTCGGACCTCCCGCGCCTGGAGGCGGTGCAGCGGATGCTGCTGCGCCTGGGCATCAAGTCCACTGTCTACACCGATCGCAGGGCGGGCGTTGGCACCGCCGAGCTTCCCGACGGCAAGGGCGGCAGCGCCGACTACGCCATCCAGCCCCAGCACGAGCTGGTGATCGCCGGCGAGAACCTAGCCCGCTTCCGGGAGGAGATCGGCTTCGCGGATACCGACAAGCAGGCCCGGCTCACGAACCTGCTTGGCAGCTACAAGCGTTCCCTCAACCGTGAGCGCTTCACCGCCAGAGTTGATTCGGTCGTGGAGGAAGGGGTCGAGCCGGTCTACGACGTCCAGGTGCCGGGGGTGAATGAGTTCGACGCCAACGGCATTCACGCCCACAACTGCGGCGAGCAGGGCCTGCCCCCCTACGGCGCCTGCCTGCTGGGCTCGGTGAACCTCACCCAGTTCGTGCGCAATCCCTTCACCGAGGACGCCTACTTCGACTGGGAGCAGTACCGCGAGGTGGTGGCGGTGTTCACCCGCATGCTCGACAACGTGGTGGAGATCTCCGGCCTGCCCCTGGACCGGCAGCAGGAGGAGATCCGCCGCAAGCGCCGCCACGGCATGGGCTTCCTGGGCCTCGGCTCCACCCTGGCCATGCTGCGCATGAAGTACGGCGAGCCCAAGTCGGTGGACTTCACCGAGCAGGTGGCCCGCGAGCTGGCCGAGACCGGCTGGCGCGCCAGCGCCGAGCTGGCAAAAGAGAAAGGCCCGGCACCGATCATGGAAGAGGTGTTCACCGTGGACGAGGAGATGCTGCGCCTGCGCCCGGAGATGGCGGAGGACGGCTACAAGCCGGGCGACCAGGTGCCGGGCAAGGTGCTCATGGCCCGCTACAGTCGCTACATGCAGCAGTTCCCCAAGGAGGTCACCGACCCCATCGCCGAGCACGGGGCGCGCTTCACCCACCACAGCTCCATCGCCCCCACGGGCACCATCTCGCTGTCCCTGGCCAACAACGCCAGCAACGGCATCGAGCCGAGCTTTGCCCACAAGTACTTCCGCAACGTGATCCGGGACGGCAAGAAGTCCAAGGAGAAGGTGGAGGTGGATTCCTACGAGCTGCTTGCCTACAAGCAGTTCGTGAACCCCGAGGGCGACCCGGAGGCCGAGGATCCGGAGAACCGGCTGCCCGACTACTTCGTGGACACCAACACCATCTCCCCGCAGCAGCACGTGGAGATCCAGGCCGCCGCGCAGAAGTGGATCGACAGCTCCATCTCCAAGACCATCAACGTGCCCCAGGACTTCGACTTCCAGGACTTCAAGGACATCTACCTCTACGCCTACGACAAGGGCCTCAAGGGCTGCACCACCTTCCGCTTCAACCCCGAGGCCTTCCAGGGCGTGCTGGTGCAGGACAAGGACCTCAAGAACACCACCTACCGCTTCGAGCTGGACGACGGCAGCGTGGTGGAGGCGCGGGGCGACGAGGAGATCGAGTACGACGGCGAACTGCACAACGCCGCGAATCTGTATGACGCGTTGAAGGAGGGGTATTACGGGCGGTTTTAG
- a CDS encoding nSTAND1 domain-containing NTPase produces MFGTKNKYLQRKTVENAFQPAKEVSDPERFAGRRGVVESSYYGLIDEGSNIAIVGNRGVGKTSLARQILAISEGDNSLLNQLGLPSDEVMDFLPIYFSASRSISSFQELLHKILTAREGLWDWVYDVPKAKEVMESYTPKFSAGVASLGGEKKEVEQTASAIDDHDVETVFTNIVQEIVKERIARDGILIVIDEFDQIQNPEGFASFLKSLSTNAPKVKFVIVGVAQDIQNLIREHQSSDRLFAGSIVKVPPMEKEELRQIVRIAERHVSNKIEFDEEATEKLVSLAQGHPYMVHLIGKFALREAFMKEVDVIGEEDIQATLRRIAESEADPILEGRYKTAVASSRHRELVLKAMAEMQSEEDEVFTGTAYKLALDWGVDNASQFVGHLTSQDYGGELIKVRDRYYRFRDSLFAAYVKARPNLY; encoded by the coding sequence ATGTTTGGAACAAAAAATAAATATTTGCAGAGAAAAACCGTTGAAAATGCCTTCCAGCCTGCCAAAGAGGTTTCAGATCCGGAGAGGTTTGCCGGAAGGCGGGGTGTTGTGGAGAGTTCCTACTATGGCTTGATTGATGAAGGATCAAATATTGCCATTGTGGGAAATAGAGGTGTGGGGAAAACATCTTTGGCCAGGCAGATTTTGGCGATATCAGAGGGTGATAATTCTCTTCTAAATCAACTTGGCCTGCCTTCAGATGAAGTAATGGATTTTCTGCCCATTTATTTCTCAGCGAGCAGGTCCATAAGTTCTTTCCAAGAACTTCTACATAAGATTCTTACTGCTCGAGAAGGTCTTTGGGATTGGGTTTACGATGTGCCTAAGGCCAAAGAAGTGATGGAGTCATATACTCCAAAATTCTCGGCGGGGGTAGCCTCTTTAGGGGGTGAGAAAAAAGAGGTGGAGCAAACCGCTTCTGCAATTGATGACCACGATGTTGAAACCGTTTTCACAAATATTGTGCAAGAGATTGTCAAGGAACGGATTGCACGTGATGGGATACTGATCGTAATTGATGAATTTGATCAAATTCAAAATCCTGAAGGTTTCGCGTCATTTTTGAAGTCGCTTTCAACTAATGCGCCAAAAGTCAAATTTGTAATAGTCGGTGTTGCTCAGGACATTCAAAACCTTATTAGGGAGCACCAGTCGTCCGACAGGTTGTTTGCTGGAAGCATTGTTAAAGTTCCTCCAATGGAAAAGGAGGAGCTTAGGCAAATTGTCCGTATAGCAGAGAGGCATGTTTCTAATAAGATTGAATTTGACGAGGAAGCCACTGAAAAGCTTGTCTCCCTGGCTCAGGGGCATCCGTATATGGTCCATTTGATTGGGAAGTTTGCCCTTCGAGAAGCGTTTATGAAGGAGGTGGATGTAATTGGCGAGGAAGATATTCAGGCTACTTTGCGTCGGATAGCTGAATCTGAGGCGGACCCTATTTTGGAAGGCCGCTATAAAACTGCGGTGGCTTCTTCAAGGCATCGGGAGTTGGTCCTTAAGGCGATGGCAGAAATGCAATCTGAAGAAGATGAGGTTTTTACAGGTACTGCTTATAAGCTCGCCTTGGATTGGGGGGTAGATAATGCTAGTCAATTCGTTGGCCATCTTACCTCTCAAGATTATGGCGGTGAGCTAATCAAAGTCCGAGACCGTTACTATCGTTTCAGAGACTCCCTTTTCGCCGCCTATGTGAAAGCTAGGCCTAACCTGTACTGA
- a CDS encoding BCCT family transporter — translation MEEGKRATRGPLKGMSPVVYLGASALMVAMLLMGTLASGETARFLEELRDRVSPFLAWYYVGLVAFILAFVIWLGAGRYKNVRLGSDFEQPEFTLVPWLAMLFAAGTGVGLLFWSIAEPILHLGDNPLVEDGGSPEAAMAALRLTYFHWGLSAWSVFAVVALALAYFAYRQGLPLTLRSALYPLLGNRIHGTAGHLVDIFAVLATVFGVATTLGFGAQQMETGLSELLGIERSQTLQLGIIAVVTLAATASVASGVRRGVRRLSEINLWLAVVLLVLFLVLGPTWQLLGYLLQAGGEYFQTLIGHSFWTGMDGNRDWHTEWTVFYWGWWIAWSPFVGMFIARVSRGRTLREFVFGVLLLPTVFNFVWIAALGGTAIDLEMNDTVAIAGAVQQDVTVALYRTIEALTTVDALATGTAALATLLIAIFFITSADSGTLVINTIMAYGNPSPPLRHRIAWGLGIGVLTAVLVVGGGTQTLQDAVIAAALPFSVIMILMVAGVMKGLREERFAPREGLKHHLPDEPWTGVDTEAEGFAEVEEERV, via the coding sequence ATGGAGGAAGGCAAACGGGCCACGCGCGGCCCCCTGAAGGGCATGAGCCCGGTGGTCTACCTGGGCGCCTCCGCCCTCATGGTGGCCATGCTGCTGATGGGGACCCTGGCCAGCGGGGAGACGGCGCGTTTCCTGGAGGAGCTGCGCGACCGCGTGAGCCCCTTCCTCGCCTGGTACTACGTGGGGCTGGTGGCTTTCATTCTCGCCTTCGTCATCTGGCTCGGCGCTGGCCGCTACAAGAACGTCCGCCTGGGCAGTGATTTCGAGCAGCCGGAGTTCACCCTGGTCCCCTGGCTGGCCATGCTGTTCGCCGCCGGCACCGGCGTGGGGCTGCTGTTCTGGAGCATCGCCGAGCCCATCCTCCACCTCGGCGACAACCCGCTGGTGGAGGACGGCGGCTCCCCGGAGGCGGCCATGGCGGCGCTACGGCTCACCTACTTCCACTGGGGGCTGTCGGCGTGGAGCGTGTTCGCCGTGGTGGCCCTGGCCCTGGCCTACTTCGCCTACCGTCAGGGCCTACCCCTGACCCTGCGCTCGGCCCTGTACCCCCTGCTCGGCAACCGCATCCACGGCACCGCCGGCCACCTGGTGGACATCTTCGCCGTGCTGGCCACCGTGTTCGGCGTGGCCACCACCCTGGGCTTCGGCGCCCAGCAGATGGAGACCGGCCTCTCGGAGCTGCTCGGCATCGAGCGCAGCCAAACCCTGCAGCTCGGCATCATCGCCGTGGTCACCCTGGCCGCCACCGCCTCGGTGGCCTCGGGCGTGCGCCGCGGCGTGCGACGGCTGTCGGAGATCAACCTGTGGCTAGCGGTGGTGCTGCTAGTGCTGTTCCTGGTCCTCGGTCCCACCTGGCAGCTGCTCGGCTACCTCCTGCAGGCCGGCGGCGAGTACTTCCAGACGCTGATCGGCCACTCCTTCTGGACCGGCATGGACGGCAACCGCGACTGGCACACCGAATGGACGGTGTTCTACTGGGGCTGGTGGATCGCCTGGTCGCCCTTCGTGGGCATGTTCATCGCCCGCGTGTCCCGGGGCCGCACCCTGCGCGAGTTCGTCTTCGGCGTCCTGCTGCTGCCCACCGTGTTCAACTTCGTCTGGATCGCCGCCCTCGGCGGCACCGCCATCGACCTGGAGATGAACGACACGGTGGCCATCGCCGGCGCCGTGCAGCAGGACGTCACCGTGGCCCTGTACCGCACCATCGAGGCCCTCACCACCGTGGACGCCCTGGCCACGGGCACCGCCGCCCTGGCCACCCTGCTCATCGCCATCTTCTTCATCACCTCCGCCGACTCCGGGACCCTGGTGATCAACACCATCATGGCCTACGGCAACCCCAGCCCGCCCCTGCGCCACCGCATCGCCTGGGGCCTGGGCATCGGCGTGCTCACCGCCGTGCTGGTGGTGGGCGGCGGCACCCAGACCCTGCAGGACGCGGTCATCGCCGCCGCGCTGCCCTTCTCCGTCATCATGATCCTGATGGTGGCGGGGGTCATGAAGGGACTGCGCGAGGAGCGCTTCGCCCCGCGCGAAGGCCTCAAGCACCACCTGCCCGACGAGCCCTGGACGGGCGTGGACACCGAGGCGGAAGGCTTCGCGGAGGTGGAGGAGGAGCGGGTGTAG
- a CDS encoding GGDEF domain-containing protein, giving the protein MPDSVLLHLDIQTLFLLLAVLGALVAVVFGGLWVQGVGRPESGPWAAGHGLAGLGYLLSALRGSAPELLGTVLGETLVLAGAVLILKALHQRAGRPFADAWALAGVIAAGLGIAFYTYPLPSPPARIVLYTVAGAGLLGACSAVLLATPVRQRTWTHLLMSGAFLFAAAGLAARAGLALVAPPAGPFGQPLVHGVSKAVLVAAVAGWTLGFLWLITLDLRRTLEREVTSRRRSERLFRSVFEHSANAIALGDEEGRIVLANPAFAELLGRPVAELEGRSFRELTHPDDVAKETQRIREGLAAGFGSVRLEKRFLDHGGRSVWVDLTLSRLRDTVAGDIRYIAVANDIRARKAAEAELEYRATYDALTGAVNRLHFEDLLDRELYRVNRYEAEAALVMFDLDFFKAVNDAHGHATGDAVLREMAARVQGRLRDTDVLARWGGEEFLVLLPETDAAAAVKVGEDLRRLVAGTTFAGGLSLTISVGVAGIHRGDSMKALLKRVDDALYTAKTAGRNRLERAPDHPPAPRGPGGAG; this is encoded by the coding sequence ATGCCGGACAGCGTGCTCCTGCACCTGGATATCCAGACCCTGTTCCTCCTGCTCGCGGTGCTGGGGGCGCTGGTGGCCGTGGTGTTCGGCGGGCTGTGGGTGCAGGGGGTGGGCCGGCCGGAATCGGGGCCCTGGGCCGCCGGCCACGGCCTGGCCGGCCTGGGCTACCTCCTCTCCGCCCTGCGCGGAAGCGCCCCGGAACTGCTGGGCACGGTGCTGGGCGAGACCCTGGTGCTCGCCGGCGCCGTCCTCATCCTCAAGGCCCTCCACCAGCGCGCCGGCCGCCCCTTCGCCGACGCCTGGGCCCTGGCCGGGGTGATCGCGGCGGGGCTCGGGATCGCCTTTTACACCTACCCGCTGCCCAGCCCACCCGCCCGGATCGTGCTGTACACCGTGGCCGGTGCGGGGCTCCTGGGCGCCTGTAGCGCGGTCCTCCTCGCCACCCCGGTCAGGCAGCGCACCTGGACCCACCTCCTCATGAGCGGGGCCTTCCTGTTCGCCGCGGCGGGGCTCGCGGCCCGAGCCGGACTGGCCCTGGTCGCGCCGCCCGCCGGGCCCTTCGGTCAACCCCTGGTCCACGGCGTCTCCAAGGCCGTGCTCGTCGCGGCGGTGGCCGGCTGGACCCTGGGCTTCCTGTGGCTGATCACCCTGGACCTGCGCCGCACCCTGGAGCGCGAGGTGACCTCCCGACGCCGGAGCGAGCGCCTCTTCCGCTCCGTGTTCGAGCACAGCGCCAACGCCATCGCCTTGGGGGACGAGGAGGGGCGCATCGTCCTCGCCAACCCGGCCTTCGCCGAGCTGCTCGGGCGGCCGGTGGCGGAGCTGGAGGGCCGCTCCTTCCGCGAGCTCACCCACCCCGACGACGTGGCCAAGGAGACCCAGCGGATCCGCGAGGGCCTGGCCGCCGGCTTCGGCTCGGTGCGCCTGGAGAAGCGCTTCCTGGACCACGGGGGCCGCTCCGTGTGGGTGGACCTCACTTTGTCGCGGCTGCGGGACACGGTGGCCGGAGACATCCGCTACATCGCCGTGGCCAACGACATCCGTGCGCGGAAGGCCGCCGAGGCGGAGCTGGAGTACCGGGCCACCTACGACGCCCTCACCGGCGCCGTGAACCGCCTGCATTTCGAGGACCTCCTGGACCGGGAGCTGTACCGGGTGAACCGCTACGAAGCGGAGGCGGCCCTGGTGATGTTCGACCTGGACTTCTTCAAGGCGGTCAACGACGCGCACGGCCACGCCACGGGGGACGCCGTGCTCCGGGAGATGGCGGCCCGGGTCCAGGGGCGGCTCCGGGACACGGACGTGCTGGCCCGCTGGGGCGGCGAGGAATTCCTGGTGCTCCTGCCGGAGACGGACGCCGCGGCGGCGGTCAAGGTGGGCGAGGACCTGCGCCGCCTGGTGGCCGGCACCACCTTCGCCGGGGGCCTGTCCCTCACCATCAGCGTGGGTGTGGCCGGCATCCACCGGGGGGACTCCATGAAGGCCCTGCTCAAGCGGGTGGACGACGCCCTCTACACCGCCAAGACCGCCGGCCGCAATCGCCTGGAGCGAGCCCCGGACCATCCACCGGCGCCTCGCGGTCCCGGGGGCGCGGGCTAG
- the ubiB gene encoding 2-polyprenylphenol 6-hydroxylase, translated as MPAPPPAKPPAAYRRLRPRHVLRMLRIARTFAKYGLDELIGAIPFFRPYAWVSRLVPFRNRVVRTHTHGARLRLAMEELGPPFIKLGQILSTRRDLLPEDIIGELSALQDAVPSFPSDQAAAMVERSLGAPLEESFLEFDREPVASASIAQVHRAVLPDGEVAAVKVRRPGIERVIETDLAVMFAFAAQAERYLTEARRLRFVAVVGEFAKTIHDELDLEKEGAHASQLRRNFHNNPVLRVPRIYWGHTTRDVLTMEWVEGLPIDEPDKLAEAKVDVVEVSRNAAEVFFQQVFRDGYFHADMHPGNVFVGPGNQLRVVDFGIMGILAADQRRYLADMLLAFLRRDYTRAAEVHLEAEYVPPDTDMVAFEDALRAIAEPVLDRPLQEISMANLLMRLFQTTRRFHMPTQPQLVLLQKTMVNVEGIARDFNPEMNIWLALQPLLREWMEEEKGPTRLWNELRQEAPEWNRLLPRLPRVTSAFLERAVNDELVLNLRGPQLDQLRQEVRAGIRRLAFTWTGATLLVAGAASALIPGLGARLGFPAWWLAAGLAGAGLAAILWSLVDRRR; from the coding sequence GTGCCCGCCCCGCCCCCCGCCAAGCCGCCCGCCGCCTACCGACGCCTGCGGCCGCGGCATGTGCTGCGCATGCTGCGCATCGCCCGCACCTTCGCCAAGTACGGCCTGGACGAGCTGATCGGCGCCATCCCCTTCTTCCGGCCCTACGCTTGGGTAAGCCGGCTGGTGCCCTTCCGCAACCGCGTCGTCCGCACCCACACCCACGGCGCCCGCCTGCGGCTGGCCATGGAGGAGCTGGGCCCACCCTTCATCAAGCTGGGCCAGATCCTCTCCACCCGCCGCGACCTGCTGCCCGAGGACATCATCGGCGAGCTCTCCGCCCTGCAGGACGCGGTACCGTCCTTCCCCAGCGACCAGGCGGCGGCCATGGTGGAGCGCTCCCTGGGCGCGCCCCTGGAGGAGAGCTTCCTCGAATTCGACCGGGAGCCGGTGGCCTCCGCCTCCATCGCCCAGGTACACCGGGCGGTGCTGCCCGACGGCGAAGTGGCGGCGGTGAAGGTGCGCCGGCCCGGCATCGAGCGCGTCATCGAGACGGACCTGGCGGTGATGTTCGCCTTCGCCGCGCAGGCGGAGCGCTACCTCACCGAGGCGCGCCGGCTGCGCTTCGTGGCGGTGGTGGGGGAGTTCGCCAAGACCATCCACGACGAGCTGGACCTGGAGAAGGAGGGGGCCCACGCCAGCCAGCTGCGCCGCAACTTCCACAACAACCCCGTGCTGCGCGTACCGCGCATCTACTGGGGGCACACCACCCGCGATGTGCTTACCATGGAATGGGTGGAAGGGCTCCCCATCGACGAGCCCGACAAGCTCGCCGAGGCGAAGGTGGACGTGGTGGAGGTGTCGCGCAACGCCGCGGAGGTGTTCTTCCAGCAGGTGTTCCGGGACGGCTACTTCCACGCCGACATGCACCCGGGCAACGTTTTCGTGGGGCCGGGGAACCAGCTGCGGGTGGTGGACTTCGGCATCATGGGCATCCTGGCCGCGGACCAGCGCCGCTACTTGGCCGACATGCTGCTGGCCTTCCTGCGCCGCGACTACACCCGCGCCGCCGAGGTGCACCTGGAGGCGGAGTACGTGCCGCCGGACACCGACATGGTGGCCTTCGAGGACGCCCTGCGCGCCATCGCCGAGCCCGTGCTGGACCGGCCGCTGCAGGAGATCTCCATGGCCAACCTGCTCATGCGGCTGTTCCAGACCACCCGGCGCTTCCACATGCCCACCCAGCCGCAACTGGTGCTGCTGCAGAAGACCATGGTCAACGTGGAGGGCATCGCCCGGGACTTCAATCCGGAGATGAACATCTGGCTGGCCCTGCAGCCCCTGCTGCGCGAGTGGATGGAGGAGGAGAAGGGGCCCACGCGGCTGTGGAACGAGCTGCGGCAGGAGGCCCCGGAGTGGAACCGGCTGCTGCCCCGCCTGCCCCGGGTCACCTCCGCCTTCCTGGAACGGGCCGTGAACGACGAGCTGGTCCTCAACCTCCGCGGCCCGCAGCTGGACCAGCTCCGCCAGGAGGTGCGCGCCGGCATCCGCCGGCTGGCCTTCACCTGGACCGGGGCCACCCTGCTGGTGGCCGGGGCCGCGTCCGCCCTGATTCCCGGCCTCGGCGCACGCCTGGGCTTCCCGGCGTGGTGGCTGGCCGCCGGGCTGGCGGGGGCGGGCCTGGCCGCCATCCTGTGGAGCCTCGTCGACCGGCGGCGCTGA
- a CDS encoding class I SAM-dependent methyltransferase, translated as MSADRSDDTKQENATPTTHFGFQEVPLSEKAKRVKGVFDSVAGNYDLMNDLMSGGLHRWWKRHTVMRAEPKPGDRVLDAAGGTGDLARLFSPKVGPRGWVLVSDINYEMLHVGRRRLADEGLVGNLDWLTADSERLPLPSDHFNVVTVAFGLRNMTRKGKALQEFLRVLKPGGQLLVLEFSHPVAPLKPFYDAYSFHMIPRMGKVVTGDSDSYQYLVESIRQHPDQETLREMFADAGFTRTGYTNLTGGVVALHTGFKP; from the coding sequence ATGAGCGCCGACCGCAGCGACGACACCAAGCAGGAAAACGCCACGCCCACTACCCACTTCGGCTTCCAGGAGGTGCCGCTCTCCGAGAAGGCCAAGCGGGTCAAGGGCGTGTTCGACTCGGTGGCGGGCAACTACGACCTGATGAACGACCTCATGTCGGGCGGCCTGCACCGCTGGTGGAAGCGCCACACGGTCATGCGCGCCGAGCCCAAGCCCGGGGACCGGGTCCTGGACGCGGCCGGGGGAACGGGGGATCTGGCGCGGCTGTTCAGCCCCAAGGTGGGGCCGCGCGGCTGGGTGCTGGTGTCGGACATCAACTACGAGATGCTGCACGTGGGCCGCCGGCGGCTGGCGGACGAGGGGCTGGTGGGGAATCTGGACTGGCTCACCGCCGACAGCGAGCGGCTGCCGCTGCCCTCGGACCACTTCAACGTGGTCACGGTGGCCTTCGGCCTGCGCAACATGACCCGCAAGGGCAAGGCCCTGCAGGAATTCCTGCGGGTGCTGAAGCCGGGCGGCCAGCTGCTGGTGCTGGAATTCTCCCACCCGGTGGCGCCGCTCAAGCCCTTCTACGACGCTTACTCCTTCCACATGATCCCGCGCATGGGCAAGGTGGTAACGGGAGACTCCGACAGCTACCAGTACCTGGTGGAGTCCATCCGCCAGCACCCGGACCAGGAGACCCTGCGCGAGATGTTCGCCGACGCCGGCTTCACCCGCACCGGCTACACCAACCTCACCGGGGGCGTGGTGGCCCTGCACACCGGCTTCAAGCCCTAA
- a CDS encoding TSCPD domain-containing protein, which yields MTIKIDQQITGYSVVKDDNEQNQGPQVAAEQGEADVVHVTPPDERPERLEGSTYKIKTPLSEHALYVTINDVVMHEGTPKEHRRPFEIFINSKNMEHFQWIVALTRVISGVFRKGGDVCFLVEELRSVFDPSGGYFKKGGRYMPSLVAELGEVLEMHLQRIGMIEKQETPEALKAKKAKAEESGALSNATQCGACGAMAMVRMDGCNLCLECGDSKCG from the coding sequence ATGACCATCAAGATCGACCAGCAGATCACCGGCTATTCGGTGGTGAAGGACGACAACGAGCAGAATCAAGGCCCGCAGGTGGCCGCCGAGCAGGGCGAGGCGGACGTGGTGCACGTGACGCCGCCCGACGAGCGCCCGGAGCGGCTGGAGGGCTCTACCTACAAGATCAAGACGCCCCTGTCCGAGCACGCCCTGTACGTGACCATCAACGACGTGGTCATGCACGAGGGCACGCCCAAGGAGCACCGCCGGCCCTTCGAGATCTTCATCAACTCCAAGAACATGGAGCACTTCCAGTGGATCGTGGCCCTGACGCGGGTGATCTCCGGGGTTTTCCGCAAGGGCGGCGACGTCTGCTTCCTCGTCGAGGAGCTGCGTTCCGTGTTCGATCCCTCCGGCGGCTACTTCAAGAAGGGCGGCCGCTACATGCCCTCGCTGGTGGCCGAGCTCGGCGAGGTGCTGGAGATGCACCTGCAGCGCATCGGCATGATCGAGAAGCAGGAGACGCCGGAGGCGCTCAAGGCCAAGAAGGCCAAGGCCGAGGAGTCCGGAGCGCTTTCCAACGCCACCCAGTGCGGCGCCTGCGGCGCCATGGCCATGGTGCGCATGGACGGCTGCAACCTGTGCCTGGAGTGCGGCGATTCCAAGTGCGGCTGA